The region TTGTGAACTGATACCATTCATATAATTGAAAGGAGAGCTCCACCtattttcaaaattaaaaaaaactgcaatcaTACAGTCaagatgtaatcagagcggtTGTGAGCGTTTTGGTGTGAAgcgctccgttctagataaacttaccgagtcagaactgctcacagtggtggtaataggaaccagacgtccccctcgaaaagctcctcacagaaagttcctacatgaaatggttccgatctcactgcctgatgactgagacgctgggcggcaaaatagtccccaaagaaaacgtattattccTTATAACTTATtatattttccactatttttccatcatcaacattccatataaactcagaagacttgtgtaggttctggatggtaaaataaaatgtctatatctgtgttgtattCATGAAAACGCCTGGTTCCCACCACCACCAATGTAAAAACATCTGAACTGTTTCACACTGAACCGTTCggaatctctctgtttattctCAAACCTCAAAAACTgaattttggaaaatgggtggaattcccctctaTGTACAATGTCCCTGGAATTTTTTCCTGACAAGAAAAATTATCATCCACACACAGCTTCATTTTTTGTGAGTACAAAACTTTATTCTGAAGACAAATCAAAGCCTCTGAAATAAAATCCAAAACAAAATCGATCTCACAGTCGACTCTCCACACAAGCAAACACCTCCAAAACCACAGCACCGTTGCAGGCCGTCCTGATCTCCCTGAATCCAAACCACTGAGCTTCACCAACACTGCAGTACCATGTTAATATGACGTATTATTCTGGTTCCCCCGCTCCTCTAGAACCACAGACTGCCTGGTGTCGCAGCGTAAAGGTGGACAGTCTATTTGCCGGTGATGAGAGGGTTCCTCAGAACCACGATGACAGAGTCTCCTCTCAGGAACATCTTGGAGATGTAGCGATCCTTATTGACTGGTTTGGACTTCTTCTTGCCTTTGCCGCTCTTGGGTACCTCCGTCCACATCTCCTTCACGTTCTCCAGAACCATGTTACAGTGCCTGAAACAACAGACAGAGTGAGGAACCGCAGTCTAACGTGACCAGCAAGCAGGAATCATGCGGGGATATATTTACATGGATATTTTTGGGAACCTTATGGCTGGAACGTCTTTGTGTTCAGGACTAACGCAGCGACGGCAGCTTGGCTACATAACCATGTGTTCGTTAGTGTTTAATCACTTGTAACTGAATTGTATTCTCGTTATcttagaatgagcccttcatCTCTACAATAGCGAGCAGCTCCACTTCAACAGAGGCCACCAAGTTTCTACAGCAGCCCATAGCGGACAACCCAAACACTGGCTCTACGTTGAAGCAGCAGCTTAAACTGGTTAACGCTGTAGCTCCAGTTGGAAGACGTAGAAAGACGAAGAATCAGCAGATGCTTCTGGAGCTGCTGAATActttgtgttgtgagaagtttgagaacccaaGGGACGGTGAATCCtcagcagcagagaagagaaaacacaaaGTAGAACAGAATCCTGACGGCCACTGTAGGGTCTAACTacacgcttggaaagggaggggtgagggagggagatCTTACACACTGCCCctttaatatttatgtttttgaatCATTATTTAGTCTGAATGACAAAGAGGGCATACACAAAATTTGCCACAAGGGGTAGCAATTAGCACTTTGAAAACCAGGCAGCACTTTAACCAGAAAGAATAAATATCAACAAATCGTTTTCATCCAAATCAATTCATTAAAACTGACTAGAGAAGACGGTCAGTGTGTTCTTCACCAGGGCTGCCTGAAGCGTGGCCTGTAAGGATGTTCGATTTGGCCCACCAGAGTTACCCCAACCCAGGGGCCAGTAACCTGCAGAACCGGAGCTGCAtacggctcttttactgccctgccgaggctccacagctgaattagattagtaggtaataataaaataagcctcctttacagtaaaataaagctctgctgatcgttcaacagaGTTTATcagtaaatggttttaaatgctggagttaatgtagaactgctaattcaccctttaaccctgaagatcagcacagactgctggtcaccatagcaacacacaACGGTCTCATCCAGCTAGTAGCTAtgaaaatggcaaagagagagatttaagatgaacgttgataatttggagatgaatggactgagTGTTTACAGGGGAGCGAATACCTGTCGAACGCCTTCACGCGGCCCAGCAGCTTCTTGTTGTTGCGGCAGTTGATGAGGACCTGCGTGTTGTTCTTGACAGACTGTGTGAGGACGGACAGTGGCCCGGTGTTgaactcctcctcctcccgcttCTGGAGCTCCTCAGGAGTCATCTCAGACTTTGGCTTGTTCAGAAGACTCCTACAAACAAAGCAGCTCAAATCCTTGAGACAGCACTCACAGCAAACACGCAACAATCAAACACGGAGAACTTCACCTTCTCCGTCCACTCAAACCAAAATTACAGCCCTGACAGAACAAACTGGCACGTTCTCCTGTTTCATTCGGTTTATTTCGCTCAAGACGTCTTAAACTTGTCTTGAAATATCAGTAGAAACATTTCTCGACTTCCATTTTACTGTATAAAGTATTTTACCATATGCCACTGTAAATAAAGCCTCGATCTCACTGgcttaaataatatataataataaataacaatttaTCAAActtacttttatattttatcacaCTGTGCAGTTATTATACAATCCAAATACAGCATCTGACACACAAACGACCTTTAAAATGCCCTGAAAAAATCTCACGCTAATATTCATGAGGAACTTCAGTAATGATCCATAATCAATACCTAATAATCAATGTTTTTGTAGTATATTTTTGGGAAATGTGTTTATTGGCAGGTTTGAAGCGCCAACTAAACATTTAACTCACAGACCGAAAACAGACTGTCTTCGAATTAGAATTGATCCGCTCCAACTTAAATACAATACGGCGCCATACAGTAGccgctgtgccatttaaggtggaacggatcAATTCCACAAGAAGCCACATTATCTCACATAAAAGCCCGAAACGCGCCGACCGGAACCCAAACGAAGCCGGATGACCCAGCTTTGATGATTTGAGGATTTTCGGCGCTTTTGTTCGTTTCTCTGTTCCCGGTTTTCACCGCCAATGCGCTTTAACGCCGCCGCTCCGCCTTACAGCGGAGAAACTCAGCGAAATGAGTGAAACTCACATGATTTTGGGCTGAAATTCTCCGTTTATTCGCTTTTTAATCCGCAGTGCAAAACTCGCCTCTCACGTTGATATAACGCAGTGTCATGGCGCCACTTCCGCCCCAAAAAACAGCTTCCGTGACTTTTATCTTTTTAAGTagatttatattacattattattattattatgataataataattattattaattgattatttttacacaaatcattttatataaGAAGTTACTTATTGTTTTATCGTTTCTTTTTGATgatatatcttttttttaaaagacgTTTAGCTTTAAATGGTAATCTGTCATTTATCGGTATTATTTCTGTTCTTaatttgaatctttttttttggtcatattttattttgttgtataatttaaaatgttatttttgtgggatttatctttttaaatgatgtttatatcttataaatatttttatttttaagtgattttttaaTAGTATTACTTTAAAGGGGTAACGTAGCGGTTTACATGTAACTGGTTAACGTTATTTTGTCTCGGAAACGAGTAAATAACGTTAGGTTCGAGTTCAGGTTGACGTCACTCAGTAAAAGCGTGTTCGGTTCTGAAAACTGGGTCTTGAAGAACCTCAGTGGAAGTTTAGTACATCCGGCCTCTTGAACGTggctatttttctgtttttggatcttttggtctaaaataaaaatccaaaGTGATCAAAACTAAACAGCCCCCCCcatatctctccctctctgtctgtctgtcagtctgtctcactctctctctctctctctctctctctctctctttctctctctcaccctccctctcccactctgtctgtctctctctttctctctccctccctgtctctctctctccctctccctctctgtctgtctctctctctctccctccctgtctgcctgtctgtctctctctctctctctctctccctctctgtctgtctgtctctgtcgccctccctgtctgtctctcctctctggctgtctgtctctatctctccctctcaccctccctctcccactctgtctgtctctctctctcgctctccctccctgtctgtctctctctctttctctctctctctccctcgctgtctgtctgtctctgtcgccctccctgtctgtctctcactctctctctctctctctccctccatccctccctccctctcacgctctgtctgtctgtctctctctcactctctctctctccccctccctctctgtctgtcgctctctccctctctctctctctctctctctttctttccctccctctccctctctctctgttgacTCAAGTTCAAGTGACTGTTAGGTACCGTATTGCTAAAGCATCACAACAGTAGATGTGAAGAAAAACAGTCATGAGAACagaataagataaaaaataCAATCAAATTAAATATTGTAATCAATTTTAGagtattattatgattattaattttattattattaaaataatagtaTAATATTATTATCAATGTTTATCATTCTAACCACGCAAATACAATATGACAGTTGTGGGACAATGGAGttggggtatggagggtgagggtaagtagagTAGGGGTATGGAAGGTGatggtaagtggagtgggggtatggaagGTGAGGGTAAGTAAAGTAGGGTATGGAGGGTAAGGATAAGTAAAGTGGGgttatggagggtgagggtaagtagagTAAGGGTGGGTAGGGAGGCTGAGGGTAGGTAGAGTAGCAGTATGGAGGgagagggtaagtggagtgagggtaagTAGactgggggtatggagggtgagggtgagtggagtgatggtacggagggtgagggtaagtggagttaAGGTAAGTTAAGTGGGAGTATGGAGGGTGAAGGTGAGgagagtgggggtatggagggtgagggtgagtggagtgggggtatggagggtgagggtaaaaGCAGTGAAAGTAAGTAGAGTGTGGGTATGGAGGGTAAGGGTAAGTGGAGGGGGTGTATGGAGGGTATGGAGGGTAAGGATAAGTAAAGTAGGGGTATGCAGGGTGAGGgtgagtggagtgagggtatggagggtgagggtaagtggagttaAGGTAAGTtaagtgggggtatggagggtgaagGTGAGGAGAGTGGGGATGGAGAGTGAGGgtgagtggagtgggggtatggagggtgagggtaagggCAGTGAAAGTAAGTAGAGTgtgggtatggagggtgagggtaagtggagtgggtgtaaggagggtgagggtaagtagagtgggggtctggagggtgagggtaagtggagtgagggtaagTTGAGTGGGGGCATGGAGGTAGAGGGTGAGTGAAGTGTTAATATGGAGGATgagagtgagtggagtgggggtatggagggtgagggtgagtggATTGAGGGTATgaagggtgagggtaagtggagtgagggtaattagagtgggggtatggagcgTGAGGTGGTgcggagtgggggtatggagggtgagggtaattagagtgggggtatggagcgTGAGGTGGTgcggagtgggggtatggagggtgagggtaagtagagtgggggtatggagggtgagggtaagtggaataggggtatggagggtgagcataagtagagtgggggtatggagggtgagcttgagtggagtgggggtatggaggctGAGGTTAAGTGGAGTGGggatatggagggtgagggtaagtggattAGGTGTATTGAGGATGAGGGTAAGTACTGTAGGgttatggagggtgagggtatgTGGAGTTGGGGTATGGAGTGTGAGGATAAGTAGAGTGCGGGTGTGGAGGGTGAAGGTAAGTAGAgtaggggtatggagggtgagggtgaaTGTAGCGGTACTATGGAGTGTGAACGTAAGTGGAGTGGAGGGttagggtaagtggagtgggggtatggagggtgagcgTAAGTAGattgggggtatggagggtgaggttgagtggagtgggggtatggaggctGAGGTTAAGTGGAATGAggatatggagggtgagggtaagtggattAGGTTTATTGAGGGTGAGGGTAAATAGAGTAGGGTcttggagggtgagggtaagtggagtgggggtatggagtgTGAGGATAAGTAGAGTGGGGGTGTGGAGGGTGAAGGTAAGTAGAgtaggggtatggagggtgagggtaagtagcATAGGTGTAATGAGGGGTGTGGGTAAGTAGAGTAGGGTTATGGAGGGTGAGCGGAAGTGGAGTGGGGATATGGAGGGTAAGGGG is a window of Pygocentrus nattereri isolate fPygNat1 chromosome 7, fPygNat1.pri, whole genome shotgun sequence DNA encoding:
- the snrpd2 gene encoding small nuclear ribonucleoprotein Sm D2 codes for the protein MSLLNKPKSEMTPEELQKREEEEFNTGPLSVLTQSVKNNTQVLINCRNNKKLLGRVKAFDRHCNMVLENVKEMWTEVPKSGKGKKKSKPVNKDRYISKMFLRGDSVIVVLRNPLITGK